From the genome of Novosphingobium sp. TH158, one region includes:
- a CDS encoding DNA-directed RNA polymerase subunit alpha: MSVNIKNWQELKKPNSLEVKPGNDPKRRATFIAEPLERGFGLTLGNALRRVLLSSLQGAAITSIKIENVLHEFSSLSGVREDVTDIVLNVKQIALKMQGEGPKRLQLSATGPAEVKAGDIAVTGDIEVMNKDLVICHLDEGATLNMELTADTGKGYVPAVSNRPVDAPIGLIPVDSLYSPVRQVSYKVDNARIGQELDYDKLSLTIETDGTVTPEDAVAYAARILQDQLSLFVHFEDIAPVGQSPMIGIAAAPAEDGDTNQLNRYLLKKVDELELSVRSANCLKNDNIIYIGDLVQKTEAEMLRTPNFGRKSLNEIKEVLSSMGLRLGMDIPGWPPENIEEMAKKLEQELLG; the protein is encoded by the coding sequence ATGTCCGTCAATATCAAGAACTGGCAGGAACTGAAGAAGCCCAACAGCCTCGAGGTGAAGCCCGGCAACGATCCGAAGCGCCGCGCCACCTTCATCGCTGAACCGCTCGAGCGTGGCTTCGGCCTGACGCTGGGCAACGCGCTGCGTCGCGTGCTGCTCTCCTCGCTACAGGGCGCCGCGATCACCTCGATCAAGATCGAAAACGTGCTGCACGAGTTCTCGTCGCTTTCCGGCGTGCGCGAAGACGTCACCGACATCGTGCTCAACGTGAAGCAGATCGCGCTCAAGATGCAGGGCGAAGGCCCGAAGCGTCTCCAGCTTTCGGCAACCGGCCCGGCTGAAGTCAAGGCTGGCGACATCGCCGTGACCGGCGACATCGAGGTGATGAACAAGGATCTCGTGATCTGTCATCTCGACGAAGGCGCGACGCTGAACATGGAACTGACCGCCGACACCGGCAAGGGCTATGTCCCGGCCGTGTCGAACCGCCCGGTCGATGCGCCGATCGGCCTGATTCCGGTCGACTCGCTCTACTCGCCGGTCCGCCAGGTCAGCTACAAGGTCGACAACGCCCGTATTGGCCAGGAGCTTGACTACGACAAGCTGAGCCTGACGATCGAAACCGACGGCACCGTGACCCCCGAAGACGCCGTGGCCTATGCCGCGCGCATCCTGCAGGACCAGCTCTCGCTGTTCGTCCACTTCGAGGACATCGCCCCCGTCGGCCAGTCGCCGATGATCGGCATCGCTGCCGCTCCGGCGGAAGACGGCGACACCAACCAGCTCAACCGTTACCTGCTCAAGAAGGTGGACGAGCTGGAACTGTCGGTCCGTTCGGCCAACTGCCTCAAGAACGACAACATCATCTACATCGGCGACCTGGTCCAGAAGACCGAAGCCGAGATGCTGCGTACGCCGAACTTCGGCCGCAAGTCGCTCAACGAGATCAAGGAAGTCCTCAGCTCGATGGGCCTGCGCCTGGGCATGGACATCCCCGGCTGGCCGCCCGAGAACATCGAAGAAATGGCCAAGAAGCTCGAACAAGAGCTGCTGGGCTAA